A stretch of DNA from Methanolinea mesophila:
CGGATGCAAAATCGGTGATCGTCATGGTGGATTCACCCGCCGTCCCGATCGATCCGGACAGGGTGTCGGTCATAGGCGCCCTCGAACCGGATGACTTCTCCAGTTTCGACCTGACCTTCAATGCGCAGGGGGTGTCCAGCATACCGGTGATAGTCCAGTACAAGGACGAAGACGGGAACCTCTACGAGGAAAAAACCCAGGTGAGCCTCAACTCCATGTCGGCGAGTACCGGCACGGGAAGCGGGACATTCCAGTCAGGACAGGCCGTCCAGGACGGCCAGCCCCCGGGAGGCGCCCGGACGGGTCCGTTTACGTTCGGAAGAGGTGTCAATTCGATCCCCTGGCTCGAGATCGTACTTGCAGTCATCGTCGCGGTCGGTATCGTGGTCGCCTGGAGAAAGGGCGTATTCGGGAAGATCAAAGGACGTATCCGGAAGTAATCCCGGGAGTGTTGCACATGAGCTCGCACCCGCTGATTGAGCTTGCCGGGGTCAGCAAAGTCTACCCCCTGCCGTCGGGAGACGTGGTCGCACTCGACAACCTCTCCCTCGGGATAGACGAAGGGGAGTTCGTCGCCATCATGGGACCGTCAGGGTCGGGGAAATCAACCCTTCTCAACCAGATCGGCTGCCTCGACGTCCCTACCTCGGGGACCCTGCGAATAAAAGGGAGCGATATCGGTTCGCTGAGGGATCACGAACTTACCGACCTTCGGTTGAATACCCTCGGGTACATCTTCCAGAAGTTCAACCTCATCGGGCTCCTTACCGCCTACGAGAACGTGGAATATCCCTACATCCTCAAACACCGCCACCCGGACGAGAGCGGGATCGTGGCGGAGATGCTCCGGAAGGTCGGTATCGACGAAAAACTCTCGGCCCACAGGCCGAATGAACTCTCCGGAGGGCAGCAGCAGAGGGTTGCGATTGCGAGGGCCCTGATCAACGACCCTGCAATCCTTCTCTGCGACGAGCCGACCGGAAACCTTGACACACGGACCGGCGGACAGATCATGGAGATGCTCGCGGAACTGAACCGCGAGGGAAGGACGGTCATCATGGTGACACACGACCCGGCGATCGCCCGGTACGCGGGACGGTCCATCACTATTCAGGACGGGAGGGTGGCCTAATGGCGAAAGACGTAATTTTCCAGCTCTCTCTCCGGAGCATCAGGCTTCATTTCCTGCGTTCCGTCCTCGCTGCACTCGGTATCGTGATCGGGGTGGTGGCCATCTCGTCGATGGGCATGATGGGGGCCAATATGACCCTCTCGGTTACCGAAGAACTCTCCTCCATGGGGAATGTTCTCGTGGTCCACGCGGATTCGGGTGGAGGCGGCGGGATGATCTTCCGGTCGGGCGGCGGCGGTGGCGGTGTTTCGGGCGGAGACGACGATACCACCATCTCGGATTCGGAGTTCGAGCAGATCAACAGGGCGGCAGATAAGTACGGAACGGTCTATTATCTCTATTCGGGAAATGACCGTATCTCGATAAGTTCCCAGGATGGAAGGGCGAGTATCTACGGGTTGGACCCGGATGTGATGCCGGAGATCCTGCCTCTCGCGGAGGGTGCCTACCCGAAAAGTACCAGTTCGGTGGTAATCGGCCCGACGCTCGCGGAGCGTTACGGACTCACCCTCGGCAGCCGTCTCACCATCGGTGATGAAGATTCCGGCGAGGAAACCGTTCGCGTGGTGGGGATTCTCGAGGAACGGGGAATGTCGATGGACCTCAATTCCGATAATGCGATCATCACCACCGAAAAATGGTATACCGGAGTCTATGGAGGAGAAGGTGAATACGACCAGGTCAATGTCCTCCTCGACGACATCAATGACGCGGATGCCGCAAAGACCGCGATTACCGACCAGTTGAACCGCAGGGAAAACGTGGTGAGCGTCCAGGACAGCAGCCGGATGCTCGAGAGCATCACCTCAACGCTGGGGACCCTCACCAGTTTCGTGATGGCGATCGCCGGGATCTCCCTGATCGTTGCCGCGGTCTCCATCTTCAACGTCATGATGATGTCGGTCACCGAACGGGTCCGGGAGATAGGGATCCTCCGGAGTATCGGGACCCAGAAGGGAGAGATCCGCAGGATGTTCATCTATGAATCGGTAATACTCGGCCTCGTAGGGGCAGGGATTGGTGCAATCGTCAGTCTCGGGATGGGGTACCTCATCGTGATGGCGATGGTGGGGACGACGGAGTATTTCTTTTTCCCCCAGAGCCTGGTCTATATTCCCCTTGCGATGGGAGTCGGGATCTTCACCTGCGTAATCTCGGGGGTGTACCCGGCCTGGAGAGCTTCAAACCTCGATCCCATCGAGGCATTGCGGGCTGAATAAAAAACAGTGATATTATGGCGGCCGGACCCCGCCACTCAATTTAGAGTATTGCAGGTGCCGGAGCTTATCCGGAGATCCGAAGTTGTCGGACCTCTCATCTCGATCAGGCGGACTATGAATGCATATTTTTAAATTTCCTGTAAGGATTATCAATAAATTCGACTTTGCATTGTTTAACGCTCCAGGGGCTGCGCCCCGCCGCTGTGGCGTCCCGACGGGATATGCCCGGCCTGTCGAACGTCCGGACTCTTTTTATCGATTCACATTGTGCGCTATCCGCCAGGGTTAATCTGCCGGAAAAAAATCTCGCCGGTGGCTGCCCACAGTGGCCGGGAGAAGCCCGAAAGAACGTTACGAAGTAAGGAAGTCAGAAAAGCCGGAATTCCAAAAAATATTCCACGAGTTTTCCCTGATTACGGCGGTAACTCACCCTTCCGTTATTCAGGAATTCCGCAGACGGCGTACTTTGTGGCTCTGTGGGGGTAAATAGTCGATTCCGTCAAAAAGAATGGGGGCTAATACGCCCGCTCACCATGCTGCGAGAGGTCGAGCCCCACATACTCCTCGGTCTCCGATACCCGGAGCCCGATGAACCGGTTGATGATCCAGGCGACGAGGTAGGTGACTCCGAAGGCGAACACCATTACCACGACCGCGCCGAAGATCTGGATCCCTAGCTGGGTCACGTTGCCCTCGACAAGACCCGAGACCCCGTTGACCGCGCTCATCGCAAAGATCCCCACGGCAATTGTGCCCCAGAGACCCCCGACCCCGTGGACCGCCCATGCATCCAGGCTCTCGTCCATCTTTTTCTGAATTCTCCAGAGCATCGCACGGTAACAAAGGAGACCCGCCACCGCACCTATCACGATAGCCGCCATGGGGGTGACGTATCCCGCCGCGGGAGTTATAGCCCCGAGCCCGGCTACCGCACCGCTTACCATGCCGAGCGAACTCGGCATCCCGCGCATCCAGGAGATACACAGCCAGGCAAGTGCCCCGGAAGCCGCAGAGATGTTGGTGACCACGATGGCATTTACCGCAAGACCGTTCGCGGCGAGTGCACTGCCGCCGTTGAACCCGAACCACCCGAACCAGAGCAGTCCGGCCCCAAGGAGCGTCATCGGGATGTTATGGGGATCGAGAGAGTACTCCCCGAACCCGGCTCGTTTGCCGATCACTATCGCAAGCGCCAGGGCAGCAAATCCTGCAGATATATGGACTACCGCTCCACCCGCAAAGTCGACAAATCCCAGCGATTGCGCCCATCCGCCTCCCCACACCCAGTGCGCCACCGGGGAATACACGAGGGTTACCCAGATAAGTGCAAAGATAAGGAATGCACTGAGCTTTATGCGTTCAGCCATGCCCGAGGTGACGATTGCGAGGGTTACCGCGGCGAAAGTGAGCTGGTACATCATGAACAGCATGGGGGGATAGGCCGCACTCGACTCGAAGGGGACGTTGTTGAGCCCGAAATACTCGAGGTTACCCACGAACCCTCCCGCATCCCCCCCGAATGCAAGGGTGTACCCGATGAAGATCCACTGGATGCATACCAGGGCGAAGGCGATGAAGGACAGTGCGACCATCGAGATGAAGTTCTTCTTCCTGACAAGTCCTCCGTAAAAGAACCCCACACCGGGGGTCATCAGCATGACCAGCGCCGTGGCGCAGAGGAGCCAGGCGATCGTCGATCCGTCTGCCATTATTCATCCGCTCCCGGAGACGCGGATAATTGCGAACGGTCCGGAAATCGATTTCTATACCATTTTGTCCAAGAAACAGACGTCTTTTTGGGATTTTTTTGAGTTCTCATGCTACGCACACCAATGGAAAGAATTTGCCTACCATAGAATTTAAGCAATACGGTTCCCTCCGGGAAGGTATATGATCCATGAGGTGCCGTTCCCCTCTACCGGGCAGGTGTCTCGGCCGACGCTGATGGAGGGTCCGACCCGTCATAGGAGCCGGTTTCATCGGGTATCAGGTAGCTTCGGGGGTGAGAATCGGTTTATAAGCAGGGGTAGACCGGATATGCAGGACCGGCAGAACGGAGATCCCGGATCACTGCCGGTGACCGCAATAAGGAAGTGAAAGAGAAATGCTCTATCGAACATTACTGGTCTGCGGGCTCATCGCCCTCATCGTCGTTCCAGCGTCCGTTATCGCGGCAGGACCGATGGGCGGCTCCGCAGAGTCGGGAAAACTCATGGGACAGAACCTGGTGGGATCAGGCAGCGGCCAGGGGTCCTCCGGCCAGGCAACGGCCGGCGATCAGACGATCAACCGCTTCGGGTTCACGCTCGATACCTCCGGAAAAGGAACCATGCTCCAGACAAGGATCTGTGACATGGAGTGCCTCCAGAACCAGACCGCACAGGACGGAGGATCGGATTCCGGATCCCTTAATCAGGCGAACCGTTTCGGTTTCTCATTGGAAACGGCCGGAAAAGGAACCATGCTCCAGACGAGGAGCCTTGATGCACAGTCTGCCCGTGATCTGATCAGAAACCAGACCCGGTTACAGGACGGATCCTGTGGCAACTGCATAAATTCCTAACCCTTTTTTTTATCGCCGGCATTTATCCTTCAGGCAACCCGATGCCGCATACCTCCGACTGGTAACAACTATCATATCCGGGACCCTATGGCGGGAATAAGTACCATCTCGTAAAAAAAGGGAAGTGTGGGGCTATTTCATCTGATGGAAGTTCCGGAACCACTGCATGTTGTCGGGTAGCGTGGCCCGGAGGGATGACCGTACAACCTCTTACGGGGGTCCCCGCGGCTCAGCTCACGAAGAACCGGATGTTCCCCCACGTGAATGAAGGAATTCGCAGGGATGTCCCGGGTGAAACGTCTGCGGGGCCGGGGGTACTGGAGTGAAGATCAGGGTCCTCGGGACCCGGGGCGAGATCGGGGAGGAATCGCCCGGTCATCGCCTGCATTCCGGTGTTCTGGTGGACAATACGCTCCTTCTCGACCTGGGAGAGAGAGAATACCTTGACCTCTCTCCCACCGCGATCCTCGTTACCCACCTTCACCCCGACCATGCATTCTTCGTGCGGGATAAGAGTGCGGTGGGAGTGCCGATTATTGCTCCCGAAGCCTATGACACCATGAATATCCGGGTGCCGGAGGAAGAATTCCGGTTGGGAGAGTACATCGTCCGGGCGATTCCCACTCATCACAGTAAACTGGTCCGGTCTCTTGCCTACCGGGTGGAAAAGGACGGGCAGGTATTCCTTTATACAGGTGACCTGATCTGGATCGATACGATGTATCATCATCTCCTCGGCGACCTTGACCTGGTTATCACCGACGGAAGTTATCTCAGGAAGGGAGGGATGGTCAGGAGAGACGAAAAAACCGGGCAGATTTTCGGTCATAACGGGATCCCGGAGCTGATCACACTATTCTCCGGTTTTACCCGGCACATACTGCTGGTTCATTTCGGCAGCTGGTTCTTTGAGGATGTCGAGGGATCGGCAGAAAAACTGCGCAAGGCGGGTGAACATATGGGGGTGGAGGTGCTTGTCGGATACGACGGGATGGAGATAGACCTCGCCGATATCCCCCGTTCAACGATTTATTCGCGAGAGCATCTCCTTTAAGCGTGCGAAATCCCCGGCGAGTTCGGAACGGAGCGGCGGGTTATGGGTCACCACCGCCGGGTGGTAGACAGGGAAGATCATCACCTCGTCCCCGTCAAACGCTCCCCTGAACAGTTTCCCATGTACCTCGCTGATCTTCCCGCCCCCGATCCCGAACCGGGAGAATATTACTCCGGCGGCGAATCTCCCCATAGGGACGATCACCCGGGGTTTTATATGGGCGATCTGGCGGTCGAGATGTCCCGAGCAGCTATGTATCTCGTCTTCTTTCGGGTCCCGGTTCTTCGGAGGGCGACACTTGACGATGCTTGTAATGAAGACTTCGTCGCGCGGAAGCCCCGTTTCCTCCAAAAACCTGTTCAGGACCGTCCCGGCCCGCCCCACGAAGGGCCTTCCCTGCTGATCCTCCTTCTCTCCGGGCGCCTCGCCGATCATCATGATCGGGCAGGGAACCGGCCCTTCGCCGGGCACCGCATTCGTCCGTGATTCGGAGAGCCTGCACCGGGTGCAGGTCATGATCTGGCTGTTGAGTGAGTCCCATTCGTCGTCGTGCATCTGCAGTCTGTCAGGATATTTGCTGTTCCAAGGACTTCAGGTCTCTGCTCTTCTCCGGACTTTTCATAAGGAGTATGTTCGTCATCACCCGAAGATTGCGCGCGAGAACATCTAGAACGGGTAGGCCCGGGGAACGTCATTCACTCCCTGAAACCAGCGCTCCGGGGCGATGGATGCCTGAGAGGGGGAAGTGCCCGGGATCATCGGCAAGGGAGAATGGACTAACCCTGCGGGGAAGGGTATGATCCATCTCATTGGGTACGGGCGAGTTATCATTTGATAATTTCGAGCGACCAACGATCCTGGTATACATGCTGGTACCTCTCTTTGTCTCGTTCGCAATAACCCTGGCATTCATAACCGTGATCGGGATCAGGTACCGCATTTCACCTTTTTTCTCGTTGATCGGAGGGGCGATCCTGTTCGGGCTGCTCGCCGGGATGAGCCCTGAGCAGGTATTCCAGGGAATAATTACCGGGCTCGGTTCGATATTTGCAATATTCGGGATCATCATCCTCTCCG
This window harbors:
- a CDS encoding ABC transporter ATP-binding protein, which translates into the protein MSSHPLIELAGVSKVYPLPSGDVVALDNLSLGIDEGEFVAIMGPSGSGKSTLLNQIGCLDVPTSGTLRIKGSDIGSLRDHELTDLRLNTLGYIFQKFNLIGLLTAYENVEYPYILKHRHPDESGIVAEMLRKVGIDEKLSAHRPNELSGGQQQRVAIARALINDPAILLCDEPTGNLDTRTGGQIMEMLAELNREGRTVIMVTHDPAIARYAGRSITIQDGRVA
- a CDS encoding ABC transporter permease, which encodes MAKDVIFQLSLRSIRLHFLRSVLAALGIVIGVVAISSMGMMGANMTLSVTEELSSMGNVLVVHADSGGGGGMIFRSGGGGGGVSGGDDDTTISDSEFEQINRAADKYGTVYYLYSGNDRISISSQDGRASIYGLDPDVMPEILPLAEGAYPKSTSSVVIGPTLAERYGLTLGSRLTIGDEDSGEETVRVVGILEERGMSMDLNSDNAIITTEKWYTGVYGGEGEYDQVNVLLDDINDADAAKTAITDQLNRRENVVSVQDSSRMLESITSTLGTLTSFVMAIAGISLIVAAVSIFNVMMMSVTERVREIGILRSIGTQKGEIRRMFIYESVILGLVGAGIGAIVSLGMGYLIVMAMVGTTEYFFFPQSLVYIPLAMGVGIFTCVISGVYPAWRASNLDPIEALRAE
- a CDS encoding ammonium transporter, with the translated sequence MADGSTIAWLLCATALVMLMTPGVGFFYGGLVRKKNFISMVALSFIAFALVCIQWIFIGYTLAFGGDAGGFVGNLEYFGLNNVPFESSAAYPPMLFMMYQLTFAAVTLAIVTSGMAERIKLSAFLIFALIWVTLVYSPVAHWVWGGGWAQSLGFVDFAGGAVVHISAGFAALALAIVIGKRAGFGEYSLDPHNIPMTLLGAGLLWFGWFGFNGGSALAANGLAVNAIVVTNISAASGALAWLCISWMRGMPSSLGMVSGAVAGLGAITPAAGYVTPMAAIVIGAVAGLLCYRAMLWRIQKKMDESLDAWAVHGVGGLWGTIAVGIFAMSAVNGVSGLVEGNVTQLGIQIFGAVVVMVFAFGVTYLVAWIINRFIGLRVSETEEYVGLDLSQHGERAY
- a CDS encoding MBL fold metallo-hydrolase codes for the protein MKIRVLGTRGEIGEESPGHRLHSGVLVDNTLLLDLGEREYLDLSPTAILVTHLHPDHAFFVRDKSAVGVPIIAPEAYDTMNIRVPEEEFRLGEYIVRAIPTHHSKLVRSLAYRVEKDGQVFLYTGDLIWIDTMYHHLLGDLDLVITDGSYLRKGGMVRRDEKTGQIFGHNGIPELITLFSGFTRHILLVHFGSWFFEDVEGSAEKLRKAGEHMGVEVLVGYDGMEIDLADIPRSTIYSREHLL
- a CDS encoding uracil-DNA glycosylase; its protein translation is MHDDEWDSLNSQIMTCTRCRLSESRTNAVPGEGPVPCPIMMIGEAPGEKEDQQGRPFVGRAGTVLNRFLEETGLPRDEVFITSIVKCRPPKNRDPKEDEIHSCSGHLDRQIAHIKPRVIVPMGRFAAGVIFSRFGIGGGKISEVHGKLFRGAFDGDEVMIFPVYHPAVVTHNPPLRSELAGDFARLKEMLSRINR